AGCGAATAGAAGAACTCGAAGTTCAAATCCAAAACTTACGCAACCTTTTGGCGCAAAGTCAAGCCGAAACCATCAATTTGCCTAATTTAGAACGCCTCAAAAAATTGGCGTTTATGGATTTGGAAAAGCAGGACAAAGAAGAATTTATCAAAGTCTATTACTCTTTTCTTCAAGATTGTAAGAATGTAGTGAAGGATAGCGTTATCAATGCGCAAAATGTGCATATTGGGGATAAGATTTACTATGATAATGGAAAGCAGGAAATTAACCGCTTGCTCACTTCGCCGCCTTTCCAAGCCCCCGTTTTTTTGGGAAGGGATAGCGATTTGAAAAATGTACACAAACGCCTTTTTGAGGGCGATAATTTTTTGATGCTCGTCAATGGGCAGGGCGGAATTGGAAAAACTACCTTCGCCTCGAAGTATTGGGCAGAATACGGAAATGAGTATTCGCATTTGGCGTTTTTGTTTGTAGAAAATGGTATCGCCAACGCCTTGCTTTCCCTTGCGTCTACTTTGGGTTTGAAATTTACAAATGAAACACAAGCGCAACAACTACAACTTTTGGTTACAAAAGTTAGCAACCTTACCAAACCCTGCCTTTTGATTTTGGACAATGCCAACAACGAAAAAGATTTGAATGAAAACATTGTTTGGTTGCGAAAATGCCCTAATTTTCATATCTTGCTAACCTCGCGTTTGGCAGATTTTGAGTATGCCCAAAAATATCCTATTGGCACTCTCGGCAAAAAATATGCCCTGCAAATGTTTAAAGAGCATTACAAAAAAATGCAGGAAAGCGAAACGCCTCTTTTCGAAGAAATTTATGAGGCGGTAGGCGGAAATACGTTAGTTTTGGAACTTTTGGCAAAAAACCTAACGAGTTTTAATAAAATACGCCAAAAATATAGCCTGCAAATGCTCAAAGAAAATTTGCAAAAGAGCCTTTTAGCACTTTCGCACAGCAAGGAGGTAAAAACCGAATACCAAGCCAAAGGCACAGGCATAAGACAAGAAACCCCCGAAGCCATTATTTTGGCAATGTACGACCTGACCGATTTACAAGAAAGCGAAGTTGCTTTGCTTTCTGTTTTTGCCGTTTTACCTGCCGAAAATATTGAGTTTGAAACACTTACCAACTTTTTACAAGATGAAAATTTAGACGATACCCTGCTTTCGCTTGCCCAAAAAGGTTGGATAGAACAAAACGAAACCGCTTTTAAGATAAGCCCCGTAGTACAAGAAATAGTCCGCCACAAAAACCAAGAATGCCTTTTTGCCGATTGTGAAAAGATGATTTTGTTTTTGATTGAGGAACTTAATTGGCGTGATAATCCTAACTATCACCAAGAAAACTACAAATATGCCACGCTTTATAGCCACTATGCTGAAAGTGTAGTGAATCATTTTGAACCAAAATTTGAAATAGGGAATTTGTGCGAAAGGATTGGTAATTTTTATGAAACAGTAGGTAATTTGTCTAATGCCTTGCAGTTTTTCGATAAGTGCAATCAATTTTTTTCTATTTTATCTTCCCAAAATCCGAACTCTGAAAATATCAAAAATGGACTGGCGATTTCCTACTCCAAATTAGGGCAAACGCATAGCAGTTTGGGGGATTTAACGCAGGCTTTACAGTTTTTTGAAAAGTTTAAAGATTTAGAAAAAGACCTTTCTGACTCCTATCCTTCCAACGTGGAGTTTAAGAATAATCTGGCTGCATCTTACTCCAAATTAGGGGCAACGTATAGCAGTTTGGGGGATTTAGCGCAGGCTTTATACTTTTTTGAAAAATACAATGATTTAGAAAAAGACCTTTCTGAATCCTATCCTTCCAACGTGGGCTTTAAAAATGGACTGGCGATTTCCTACNNNNNNNNNNNNNNNNNNNNNNNNNNNNNNNNNNNNNNNNNNNNNNNNNNNNNNNNNNNNNNNNNNNNNNNNNNNNNNNNNNNNNNNNNNNNNNNNNNNNNNNNNNNNNNNNNNNNNNNNNNNNNNNNNNNNNNNNNNNNNNNNNNNNNNNNNNNNNNNNNNNNNNNNNNNNNNNNNNNNNNNNNNNNNNNNNNNNNNNNNNNNNNNNNNNNNNNNNNNNNNNNNNNNNNNNNNNNNNNNNNNNNNNNNNNNNNNNNNNNNNNNNNNNNNNNNNNNNNNNNNNNNNNNNNNNNNNNNNNNNNNNNNNNNNNNNNNNNNNNNNNNNNNNNNNNNNNNNNNNNNNNNNNNNNNNNNNNNNNNNNNNNNNNNNNNNNNNNNNNNNNNNNNNNNNNNNNNNNN
Above is a genomic segment from Hugenholtzia roseola DSM 9546 containing:
- a CDS encoding NB-ARC domain-containing protein; the protein is MNREQAQKIIDSLLERLEYYRSEKAMTAYAPLNFDLKKRIEELEVQIQNLRNLLAQSQAETINLPNLERLKKLAFMDLEKQDKEEFIKVYYSFLQDCKNVVKDSVINAQNVHIGDKIYYDNGKQEINRLLTSPPFQAPVFLGRDSDLKNVHKRLFEGDNFLMLVNGQGGIGKTTFASKYWAEYGNEYSHLAFLFVENGIANALLSLASTLGLKFTNETQAQQLQLLVTKVSNLTKPCLLILDNANNEKDLNENIVWLRKCPNFHILLTSRLADFEYAQKYPIGTLGKKYALQMFKEHYKKMQESETPLFEEIYEAVGGNTLVLELLAKNLTSFNKIRQKYSLQMLKENLQKSLLALSHSKEVKTEYQAKGTGIRQETPEAIILAMYDLTDLQESEVALLSVFAVLPAENIEFETLTNFLQDENLDDTLLSLAQKGWIEQNETAFKISPVVQEIVRHKNQECLFADCEKMILFLIEELNWRDNPNYHQENYKYATLYSHYAESVVNHFEPKFEIGNLCERIGNFYETVGNLSNALQFFDKCNQFFSILSSQNPNSENIKNGLAISYSKLGQTHSSLGDLTQALQFFEKFKDLEKDLSDSYPSNVEFKNNLAASYSKLGATYSSLGDLAQALYFFEKYNDLEKDLSESYPSNVGFKNGLAISY